GCCATCGAGCAAGATCGTCGCATCGCCCAGCGTCACGTCGTCACGCACGGACGTTCGTCGAGCCGCCACTTGATCGAGCAACCGTGCAAGCGCGAGGTGCGCAGCAAGCGACGCCGAAGCGCATTCGAGCATCAGCGTGCCGGTGCGATCGAGCAGCGCACTGGCGGTGTTGAGCGTCGTGACGAGCGCGTCGTCGGGCAGGATGCCGAGATCCATCTCGAGCAGCGATCGGCGCGCGCGATCGGCATCTTTTTCGTACGCGCGCACTTCGTGTTCGAGACGCGCTTGACGTGCGATGAGGCGCGGTGCGACGAGCGGCAAGCGCGAAATGAAGCGTCGTGACGAGACGTCTTCCGTTTGCTTTTCGAGCAGCGCAATCGCCGCGTCGCTCGCTCCACCACTCACTTGAAGAAGCGCTCTGGGCGTCAAAAACGGCACTTGCGCCGAGATCTGCATGAACCGCGACAGGTTCAAGTAAAACCGACCGTGCACGTTGGTCACGAGGTGCGCGCCTCGCGGCACGCGACATCCAAGCGCCGCGAACGCTTCTCGAAAACCTTTCTCCGAAAATTTTCGCGCAATCGACCACGTGAGCGGCGTGGCTGCACCAGGCAATGCTTCCCCGACGTTTGCTCGTGACCACACGGTCGTTGCATCGCCGCCTTCGGGAAAACCTCCGCCGCCGATCGGCCGAACTTGAAGCACCACGACGCGCTCGATGCCTTCGAGCGTTCGTTCCACGGCAAACTCGACGTCGAAAGGACCACTGCCACCTTGTTCCAATCGTTTGGCAAGCGCTCCAAGCTCTTGGATCGCGACGGACGAAAGCGCCGGCCGCGATACTTGCTCCGCCGCAATGGCTGCTTCTTCCAGACCATGCGAACCGACGACGACGGCGCGAGGTTTGTCCACGATGGACGTCGCGACGACGGATCCATCTTGCGCAAGACGCACGGAATCGGTGGGCATTGCGCCTTCGACGACGGGAGCACCGAGGCCCCATGTGGCGTTGATGAGCCGCTCATGCTCGCCCCAATGTGGCCCGGCCAAACCCGGTGGTGGAGCGGTGAATAGAACTCCAGCGGATTCTGCATGCGCCATGACCTGAATCACGACGGCCATGGAGACATCGCGTATCGCCGCGTGAGCCAGGTAGTCGAGCGCGCGCGGCAAAAACAAGCTGGCCCAGACCTGCTTGATCGCCGCCGCGAGCGCCTCGGGACCGCGAACACCGAGCACCGTCGTCGCCAGCCCCGCAAAGCTCGTCTCCGCAGCGTCTTCGCACGTGGCGCTCGAACGCACGGCAAGGCCCCACGGTGCAAAGCTCTCGACCTCGGCCCAAAGCGCTTGCAGCGCTGCTACGATGGCCGGTTCGAGCGGCGTTTCTTGGATGCGGTCCCGCGCGCGTGCGGCGCGATCGATGCCCACACGACTGCCCGCAAGCTTGATGAGCGTCGGCAGATCATGCCCTCGAGGAAGCGTGTCTCGAGAAAGCGCATCGAAGTGTTCAGCGGCTAGAGCCCAGCCTCGAGGAACCGGCAGTCCATCGCGCACGAGACGTCCGAGGCTCGATGCTTTGCCCCCAAACCGTCGCAAATCGCCACGCCTTCGACTGAATGCAGCTTCGAGCGGCCGGAGAATGACCTCGTAGCCCGACGCTTCCGCGCCCACGGGAGCGCGCATGTTGCGCATCGACGGATCGCCCACGCTCACGCCTTACCATGCTTTCGGGTTTTGGTGCGAGGACCGCCAAAAACGGCGCTGGATGCTGTCGGGATCGATGGTCACGACGCGCGAGAGCACGCCTTTTGATGAGCCGAACGCGACGGAAAGTCCGCCGCACGTTCGGCAAAAAAGACAACACAATGATATTCTCCCGTCATGACGACCGTGACGACGGCACCGCCTTTCGCTGATGCACCGCGCCCTCGAGCTTGGGCGAGCGGGCTCGGCGAGTTCGCGGCGGTGGGTGG
This genomic window from Polyangiaceae bacterium contains:
- a CDS encoding phosphoenolpyruvate synthase produces the protein MRNMRAPVGAEASGYEVILRPLEAAFSRRRGDLRRFGGKASSLGRLVRDGLPVPRGWALAAEHFDALSRDTLPRGHDLPTLIKLAGSRVGIDRAARARDRIQETPLEPAIVAALQALWAEVESFAPWGLAVRSSATCEDAAETSFAGLATTVLGVRGPEALAAAIKQVWASLFLPRALDYLAHAAIRDVSMAVVIQVMAHAESAGVLFTAPPPGLAGPHWGEHERLINATWGLGAPVVEGAMPTDSVRLAQDGSVVATSIVDKPRAVVVGSHGLEEAAIAAEQVSRPALSSVAIQELGALAKRLEQGGSGPFDVEFAVERTLEGIERVVVLQVRPIGGGGFPEGGDATTVWSRANVGEALPGAATPLTWSIARKFSEKGFREAFAALGCRVPRGAHLVTNVHGRFYLNLSRFMQISAQVPFLTPRALLQVSGGASDAAIALLEKQTEDVSSRRFISRLPLVAPRLIARQARLEHEVRAYEKDADRARRSLLEMDLGILPDDALVTTLNTASALLDRTGTLMLECASASLAAHLALARLLDQVAARRTSVRDDVTLGDATILLDGVTTGASLAQALTGGVRELDSAAPGVALARLAEVVRNDPTARELLLAGTVRGPSDLPEGNTRRALERFLDLYGDRAVREAELATPRWREDSQPVISMLVSSLRASEGEADRALARARALSDREMAQLETRLGPVQMYAVRTLVNRTQQFTRLRERMRTWVTRVLGMLRVIALDVDRRLRRIDPTLPEGAVFFCTFDELVQALRSGHADVGHVVRLRRAEYLRDAARPDPPPTFIGRPPPVQIPPPAGKHLKGLPASSGVVEGRARVLAPGTTDLDAVRAGEVLVARTTDIGLSPLFLVSAAVVTELGGPLSHAAVVAREYGVPAVVNVAGATVAIRTGDLVRVDGDRGTVEIFGPSGKPSEP